The segment CTTGTGGGCAGTCAAGTTGTCTGGATGATAGCCGACTACAATTTTTTTTGCACTCCATGACTTGGCCATCTCAGCAACCATCAATTTGGTTGCAGCTTTCCCGATTCCTTGCCCCTGGAAGGCTTTGTCCACCATGATCCGGTAGACCCAGTAGCCGTCAAGTTCTTCCGGGACAGAGTTAAACATCAAAAAGCCGACTACTTGATCGCCTGAATAAATGGCATAGGGTTTTAAGCTAGGTTCAAACTTTGACTGGGCAATCGATACGGCATTTGGTTCCATGTATGGCGTTTGTTCTTCTGCTACCTCTAATTCACAGCAGTCATACCAGTTGTCTGCATTTAATTCGACGATTTTCACATGTTCTGTCTTCATCATTTTCCCCTTTCAAATTTCGGGGAACGAGAAATAGAAACGTTAATTTGGCGTTATCCCCTTGTACTCATTGATGGTAACGGTGATGTTGTTTTTCATAATGAACGCCTCCTCAACTAGCTATGGCCCGTTTAATGAAATTCTGGGCCTTTTGACTATAGCATTTTTTATTATCCTTTCCTAGGAATTTTAAGAATAATATACCAATAACAAAACTTATATTTGAATGTAACTTAATAGCAATCAATAGGCGTGGTAACTTAACTATAAATAAGTTACATTCAGATTCCTCATTCTATTAACTTAATCTGAAGACGAAGCGAAATTGAACTTGCTAGA is part of the Planococcus shenhongbingii genome and harbors:
- a CDS encoding GNAT family N-acetyltransferase; translated protein: MKTEHVKIVELNADNWYDCCELEVAEEQTPYMEPNAVSIAQSKFEPSLKPYAIYSGDQVVGFLMFNSVPEELDGYWVYRIMVDKAFQGQGIGKAATKLMVAEMAKSWSAKKIVVGYHPDNLTAHKLYASLGFEDHGDRFGKEMAVVKQLID